In one window of Vulpes vulpes isolate BD-2025 chromosome 1, VulVul3, whole genome shotgun sequence DNA:
- the RMI1 gene encoding recQ-mediated genome instability protein 1: MNVTNIALRVETWLLATWHVKVPLMWLEACVNWVQEENDNVNLSQAQMNKQVFEQWLLTDLRDLEHPLLPDGILEVPKGELTGFFALQINSLVDVSQPAYSQIQKLRGKNTTNDLITAETQVTPKPWEAKPSRMLMLQLTDGIVQIQGMEYQSIPALHSDLPPGTKILIYGNISFRLGVLLLKPENVKLLGGEVDALLEEYAQEKVLARLIGEPDPIVSVIPNNPNQSIPGITDVLDPALGPSDEELLASLDENELAANNDTSLDRRFFSTDSSSNIIPTRQSSFEQQHIISPKPKEKPPDPSMCFTDGELDDFSLEEALLLEETVQKEQMETEELQPLTLNRTPDESIEIVSQMETEELQPLTLNRTPDESIIERVSHKPNTLGNFSLTCKSRNNNRNKKNLSEQMINEGKSFCSPSAGDQNSVFSVHNNVPHPHDFTNKDSETDNKIKQTFSSIDGHSLNNKISISNGELVNYVPKRSSHISNENDHHLQTCSRPSEYSTPLSSAMDLYSPPFIYLSILMASRPKKITTVKVKAFIVTLTGNLSSSGGIWSITAKISDGTAYLDVDFADEILTSFIGFSVPEMKQSKKDPLQYQKFLDGLQKCQRDLIDLCCLMTISFNPSLSKAMVLALQDVKTEHLENLKKRLNK, encoded by the coding sequence atgaatgtaaCTAATATTGCATTAAGAGTTGAAACCTGGCTTTTAGCTACGTGGCATGTTAAAGTACCTCTAATGTGGTTGGAAGCTTGTGTTAACTGGGTTCAAGAGGAAAACGATAATGTAAATTTAAGTCAggcacaaatgaataaacaagtattCGAGCAGTGGCTTCTGACTGATCTGAGAGATTTGGAACACCCTCTTTTACCTGATGGCATTTTGGAAGTTCCAAAAGGAGAACTGACTGGATTTTTTGCTCTTCAGATTAATTCATTGGTTGATGTCAGTCAGCCTGCATATTCCCAGATACAGAAGCTGAGAGGAAAGAACACAACGAATGACCTAATTACAGCTGAAACACAGGTCACCCCAAAACCTTGGGAAGCAAAGCCTTCACGCATGTTGATGCTACAGCTAACTGATGGAATTGTACAAATACAGGGAATGGAATATCAGTCTATTCCAGCTCTTCATAGTGATCTTCCCCCAGGTACAAAAATTTTGATTTATGGAAACATTTCTTTCCGCCTTGGCGTGCTCTTATTGAAACCAGAAAATGTGAAGCTGTTGGGAGGAGAAGTAGATGCTCTTTTAGAAGAATATGCCCAAGAAAAAGTACTTGCAAGATTAATTGGGGAACCTGATCCTATAGTTTCAGTTATACCAAATAATCCTAACCAAAGCATCCCAGGAATTACAGATGTTCTAGATCCTGCATTAGGACCTTCTGATGAAGAACTCTTGGCAAGTCTTGATGAAAATGAGCTTGCAGCAAATAATGATACCTCCTTAGACAGAAGATTTTTCAGTACAGATAGTTCTTCAAATATTATTCCCACAAGGCAGTCAAGCTTTGAACAACAACATATTATTTCtccaaaaccaaaagagaaacCACCAGATCCATCCATGTGTTTCACTGATGGGGAATTAGATGACTTTTCACTGGAGGAGGCCTTGCTTTTAGAAGAAACTGTCcagaaagaacaaatggaaactGAAGAATTGCAGCCACTGACTTTGAACAGAACCCCAGATGAAAGTATAGAGATAGTTTCACAAATGGAAACTGAAGAATTGCAGCCATTGACTTTGAACAGAACCCCAGATGAGAGTATAATAGAGAGAGTCTCACATAAACCTAATACTCTGGgtaatttttctttgacttgcaaaagcagaaataataatcggaacaaaaaaaatttatctgAACAAATGATTAATGAAGGCAAATCTTTTTGTAGTCCATCTGCTGGAGACCAAAACAGTGTTTTTTCAGTTCATAATAATGTACCCCATCCCCatgattttacaaataaagactcagagacagataataaaataaaacaaaccttcaGCAGTATAGATGGACattccttaaataataaaatatcaatatcaaatGGAGAGCTGGTAAATTATGTACCAAAAAGGAGTTCACACATTTCTAATGAAAATGATCACCATTTACAGACTTGTTCAAGACCATCAGAGTACAGCACTCCTCTTTCTAGTGCCATGGATTTATATTCTCCACcctttatctatttgtctattctaaTGGCCAGCAGACCAAAGAAAATTACAACAGTGAAGGTCAAAGCATTTATTGTAACCTTAACTGGAAATCTTTCAAGTTCTGGTGGCATTTGGAGTATAACAGCAAAGATTTCTGATGGTACTGCATATCTAGATGTAGACTTTGCAGATGAAATACTTACTAGTTTTATAGGGTTTTCAGTACCAGAAATGAAACAGTCAAAAAAGGACCCTCTTCAATACCAAAAGTTCCTGGATGGTTTGCAGAAGTGTCAGAGAGATTTAATAGATTTGTGCTGTCTAAtgactatttcatttaatccttcctTGTCTAAAGCAATGGTACTGGCATTGCAAGATGTTAAAACAGAACACCTTGAGAACCTAAAGAAACGACTGAATAAATGA